From a single Shewanella denitrificans OS217 genomic region:
- a CDS encoding tetratricopeptide repeat protein, producing the protein MMLISPLSLAQSSSSIAAIDSAANSMNLAGLTRLSQGTDASYATAYANYRLAISANILGQRNTATQALGLAQTQLEQIISIEAAPEPLALLASVYGMQIAFDSSKGATLGFKISTLLTQARALAADNPRVALVAAISAFNTPSLFGGGMDKAISLSSQAIEYYAMPCDDICWGHAEAYTWRGLAKQEQGDMTGAIADWQQALTVDANYGWAQFLLSQHKQSAAN; encoded by the coding sequence ATGATGCTGATAAGCCCTTTGAGCCTAGCGCAATCATCTAGCAGTATTGCCGCCATAGATAGCGCCGCCAATAGCATGAATCTTGCAGGTTTAACCCGGCTAAGCCAAGGAACGGATGCGAGTTATGCCACTGCCTATGCCAACTATCGCCTAGCCATTAGCGCCAATATTCTAGGGCAAAGAAATACCGCCACCCAAGCCCTAGGGCTTGCACAAACCCAGTTAGAGCAGATAATCTCAATCGAAGCAGCACCTGAACCATTAGCCTTGCTGGCAAGCGTCTATGGCATGCAAATCGCTTTTGACAGCAGTAAAGGCGCCACTCTTGGGTTTAAAATATCGACCCTGTTAACCCAGGCTAGAGCACTGGCTGCCGATAACCCCAGGGTGGCGTTAGTGGCGGCGATCAGCGCCTTTAATACCCCAAGTTTATTTGGGGGTGGTATGGATAAGGCCATTAGCTTAAGCTCACAAGCCATTGAATATTATGCAATGCCCTGTGATGATATCTGTTGGGGCCATGCCGAAGCTTACACTTGGCGAGGGCTGGCGAAACAAGAGCAAGGTGATATGACTGGAGCCATCGCAGATTGGCAGCAAGCGTTAACTGTGGATGCCAATTATGGCTGGGCGCAATTTCTGCTATCCCAACATAAGCAAAGCGCAGCAAACTAG
- a CDS encoding ATP-grasp domain-containing protein: MNNIFLILGCAKQRWQDLEIICEYVKKTYSLTTMLMVNKAHKEFYSVCDQVIEVDLSDQNFIALASRLLSEQKVSGGLLFADQALLHGTKLFEQLGIVCDNSELGINSYSKLEFRRQEKRYFSHAAKTHYFVPEFSKVNSLQDVHAFAVKYPDGFILKPISEGGSRGVLKLHAQSDFGAAYKQVECYQADGLMCEQLIPTFREFSFDGVGDISFITEKLVATGAHPVEVGQIVPAELTCDSAEKISAHGRLMNLWVGQQLGAFHNEIAYLESQGSTAAIESNRRSGGMGIWNLAEKVFGENLFHRWVDVAMGQTVEHIPLNATGKAMSCMLGSRENLIDDLTMITAQIQEVLAFELGPDIELFSLRWLHTQPHMLPSIPQSNFDFLAEACIYCAHFDLSNQALYERVQRAWDKCLYIGMKEEKCA, translated from the coding sequence ATGAATAATATTTTTTTGATCCTGGGGTGTGCCAAGCAAAGGTGGCAAGATCTAGAAATTATATGTGAGTATGTCAAAAAAACTTACAGTTTGACTACCATGCTTATGGTAAATAAGGCCCATAAAGAGTTTTATTCAGTTTGCGATCAGGTTATAGAAGTCGATTTAAGTGATCAGAACTTTATTGCATTAGCATCTCGTTTATTGAGTGAGCAGAAAGTGAGTGGTGGATTGTTGTTTGCTGATCAGGCTCTATTGCATGGCACTAAATTGTTTGAGCAGCTTGGGATTGTGTGTGACAACTCCGAGTTGGGGATCAATTCGTATTCTAAGCTTGAATTCAGGCGCCAAGAAAAGCGTTATTTCTCCCATGCAGCTAAAACGCATTACTTCGTGCCCGAATTTTCGAAAGTGAATAGCCTACAAGATGTACATGCATTTGCCGTCAAGTACCCAGATGGTTTTATTCTTAAGCCTATTAGCGAAGGTGGGAGTCGTGGTGTACTTAAGTTGCATGCACAATCAGATTTTGGAGCGGCTTACAAACAAGTTGAATGCTATCAGGCTGATGGCTTGATGTGCGAGCAACTTATCCCAACTTTTCGTGAATTCTCCTTTGATGGTGTGGGAGATATATCGTTTATCACAGAGAAACTGGTCGCAACTGGTGCTCACCCTGTTGAAGTCGGTCAGATTGTACCAGCAGAGTTAACTTGTGATTCTGCTGAGAAAATTAGTGCTCACGGCCGGTTGATGAATCTTTGGGTGGGGCAACAGCTTGGAGCATTCCATAATGAAATTGCTTACTTGGAGAGTCAAGGATCTACCGCTGCTATAGAATCGAATCGACGTTCTGGTGGTATGGGGATATGGAATCTAGCCGAAAAGGTGTTTGGTGAGAATCTATTTCATCGATGGGTTGATGTGGCTATGGGTCAGACAGTGGAGCACATTCCATTGAATGCGACAGGCAAAGCGATGTCTTGCATGTTAGGCAGCCGTGAAAATTTGATTGATGATTTGACAATGATAACGGCTCAAATACAAGAAGTACTAGCGTTTGAGCTTGGCCCTGATATCGAGTTGTTTTCGTTACGTTGGTTACATACCCAGCCACATATGCTCCCCTCAATCCCCCAGTCTAATTTCGACTTTCTCGCTGAAGCCTGTATCTATTGTGCTCACTTCGATTTGTCGAATCAAGCCTTATATGAGCGGGTTCAGCGAGCGTGGGACAAATGCCTTTATATAGGGATGAAAGAGGAAAAATGCGCATGA
- a CDS encoding sensor histidine kinase produces the protein MYLINLIFYFIPLYFMPFEPLTFGLVLAALVPFVACYFWAYNSNSQKAIYPIMAMIVLACLVTPLSTGSLSFFSFCGFFIGFFYPLKRALLGFAAISLILLSLNIAVGFEHYMFTLYGMLIVFAVGVLGVVERKRHQIKRQQLQSRNEIHTLATMLERERIARDLHDIMGHSLSCIALKAELADKLVAANQLDLARQQLQELGLIARESLTQVRDTVSSYKHKGLDASLSPLLQSLRDKGIAARLEGDIPKLDPNTEGQLILILTEWVSNMLKHSQAQDCSIQFKQQGSELELVMADDAKASPITEGNGLRGIRERVSALGGSFNYTTQGHYRFCVRLPLTNPINQAQAGGAQQ, from the coding sequence GTGTATCTGATTAACCTGATATTTTATTTTATCCCCCTGTATTTCATGCCATTTGAGCCGCTTACCTTTGGGCTAGTGTTAGCGGCCTTAGTGCCTTTCGTGGCTTGCTATTTTTGGGCCTACAATAGCAATAGCCAAAAAGCGATTTACCCCATTATGGCTATGATTGTGCTGGCCTGCTTGGTGACGCCGCTCAGCACAGGTTCGTTATCATTTTTCAGCTTTTGTGGCTTTTTTATCGGCTTCTTCTATCCATTAAAGCGTGCACTGCTGGGGTTTGCGGCTATTAGCCTTATTTTGCTAAGCCTCAATATTGCAGTGGGTTTTGAGCACTATATGTTTACCCTCTACGGCATGTTAATCGTCTTCGCCGTGGGCGTGCTTGGGGTGGTGGAGCGAAAACGCCATCAGATAAAACGTCAACAACTGCAATCTCGCAATGAAATTCACACCCTTGCGACCATGCTTGAGCGCGAGCGTATCGCCCGAGATTTACACGATATCATGGGCCACAGCCTAAGCTGCATCGCCCTCAAGGCCGAACTTGCCGACAAGCTAGTGGCCGCCAATCAACTGGATTTAGCCCGCCAGCAATTACAAGAGCTGGGCCTTATTGCCAGGGAAAGCCTGACCCAAGTGCGCGATACCGTTTCAAGTTATAAACACAAGGGCCTGGACGCTAGCCTGTCACCTTTGCTGCAATCCTTAAGGGACAAAGGCATAGCGGCTCGACTCGAAGGGGATATTCCCAAGCTCGACCCCAACACAGAGGGCCAGCTCATCCTTATTCTCACCGAGTGGGTCAGTAACATGCTAAAACATAGCCAAGCACAAGACTGCAGCATTCAATTCAAGCAACAGGGCAGCGAACTTGAGCTAGTAATGGCAGACGATGCCAAGGCAAGCCCCATCACAGAAGGCAATGGCCTTAGGGGGATCCGTGAACGGGTCAGTGCCCTTGGCGGCAGCTTTAATTACACCACCCAAGGGCATTATCGTTTCTGTGTCAGGCTGCCACTGACGAACCCTATTAATCAAGCCCAAGCCGGCGGAGCGCAACAATGA
- a CDS encoding response regulator transcription factor has product MKILLAEDQAMVRGALAALLSLGGFADITQAEDGEQALQLLKQHALSQQPFDLLLTDIEMPGRTGLELAQWLRDNQGDASPKTKVIVLTTFGRAGYIKRALEAGVNGFLLKDAPSDDLIHAIKQVMAGKPVIAPELAVLAIGDIDPLNDKERRALRLASEGKSTADIAASLFIVEGTVRNYLSEAIAKLNAANRIDAARIARQKGWL; this is encoded by the coding sequence ATGAAAATATTACTGGCAGAAGATCAGGCCATGGTGCGCGGCGCCTTAGCGGCCCTATTAAGCTTGGGCGGTTTTGCTGACATCACTCAGGCAGAGGATGGTGAGCAGGCTTTGCAGCTACTCAAGCAACATGCCCTCAGCCAGCAGCCCTTCGATTTACTGCTCACCGACATAGAAATGCCCGGCCGCACTGGCCTTGAACTGGCACAGTGGCTGCGGGATAACCAAGGTGATGCCAGCCCAAAAACTAAGGTAATCGTGCTGACCACCTTTGGTCGCGCCGGGTACATTAAGCGCGCCCTTGAGGCCGGGGTGAATGGCTTCTTACTCAAGGACGCACCGTCCGATGACCTCATTCACGCCATTAAGCAAGTCATGGCCGGTAAACCCGTTATCGCGCCAGAGCTTGCGGTGCTCGCCATCGGCGATATCGACCCATTAAACGACAAGGAGCGCCGCGCCTTGCGTCTGGCCAGTGAAGGTAAATCCACTGCCGACATCGCCGCCAGTCTGTTTATCGTCGAAGGCACGGTACGCAATTATTTATCTGAGGCCATCGCTAAGCTTAACGCCGCTAATCGCATCGATGCCGCCCGCATCGCCCGCCAAAAAGGCTGGCTCTGA
- a CDS encoding 2Fe-2S iron-sulfur cluster-binding protein, with product MPVVKLNRSGLQVSLANNCTLSELDNAEQSELMFGCRAAACGSCAIKVVDGLENLSPKKSSENHLLDMLCMNDDTHRLACQCKLFGDITIEALE from the coding sequence ATGCCAGTAGTAAAACTAAATAGAAGTGGGCTGCAAGTCTCACTCGCAAACAATTGCACGCTTTCTGAACTTGATAATGCTGAACAGTCAGAGTTAATGTTTGGATGCCGTGCGGCAGCATGTGGCTCATGTGCAATAAAAGTTGTCGATGGGCTGGAAAATCTGTCTCCTAAGAAAAGCAGTGAGAATCATCTGCTTGATATGTTGTGCATGAATGATGATACACATAGGTTGGCTTGCCAATGCAAGCTATTCGGGGACATAACAATAGAAGCATTAGAATAA
- a CDS encoding iron-containing redox enzyme family protein, giving the protein MNRVISVGFEHPKSYLDSNQSVEAKSRIDSYIDKKMDEWNKEVVYAKHLYEPSVNKEYYKRHMIEHVWRIRMSRTVQAKALHQIAKISPEAAQLYARYQDEEMLHDILFKQDALALGVTEDTIKNTEPMFATRLLMGFKYFVAEHENPLGAVAYSYLVEYVTAKITPDQVSNLKSELGSENIKGQVAHINTDLSHDHSGDMWEIVRALLFTESDIEMFIKYIDEIQDLLAMYFKELYEKTIAKNESQAA; this is encoded by the coding sequence ATGAATAGAGTGATCTCTGTCGGTTTCGAACACCCCAAAAGCTACCTTGACTCAAACCAAAGTGTTGAAGCTAAGAGTCGTATTGATTCATATATAGATAAAAAAATGGATGAATGGAACAAGGAGGTTGTATACGCTAAGCACCTTTATGAGCCTAGCGTGAATAAAGAATACTATAAACGTCATATGATAGAACATGTGTGGCGTATTCGTATGAGTCGTACAGTGCAAGCAAAAGCTTTACACCAGATTGCCAAAATATCTCCGGAAGCTGCTCAGTTATATGCACGTTATCAAGATGAAGAAATGCTACATGACATTCTTTTCAAGCAAGATGCGCTAGCATTAGGTGTTACTGAAGATACTATTAAAAACACCGAACCTATGTTTGCCACTCGTCTTCTGATGGGATTTAAGTATTTTGTTGCTGAGCATGAGAATCCTTTGGGTGCCGTTGCTTACAGCTATCTGGTTGAATATGTCACAGCTAAGATTACTCCGGATCAGGTTAGCAACCTTAAATCGGAGCTTGGTTCTGAAAACATCAAAGGCCAAGTTGCACACATCAACACCGACTTAAGCCATGACCATTCTGGTGATATGTGGGAAATTGTACGTGCTCTACTGTTCACTGAAAGTGATATTGAAATGTTCATCAAATATATTGATGAAATTCAAGATTTACTTGCTATGTACTTTAAAGAGCTATATGAAAAGACCATTGCAAAAAATGAAAGTCAGGCAGCGTAA
- a CDS encoding ATP-grasp domain-containing protein, which produces MSKTLSILVLHRVPFENVGYDQVIDHDLHQVTYLGLASPMSKLPKDLPCHKVVIEQLDLLVDSAVALTQEQGIEFDYIIGVSEYQLFDAALIRERLNIQGPKPHDVLRVRDKLVMKHQVQAAGLHVPRFFELAEVMTQELTGLQQLILKPKDGASSENVIKYADLEALRSAITSSATGIPVLDNDKNFKNFEVEEFVEGPILHLDGIVQGGVIDTFVASTYEGTCLAFAEGEALGSYQIQTEPRLMDWAQAVITALAIDSGAFHLEVIESGERLVFLEIGHRAGGANVVRTFELRTGINLHHANLATQLRLPIHRQEVNTHKSYGWFVFPGHHYDWDKCRLEGHEDIKIHHQMFEWNQLSNEQPLTKHITYQKKEVPAAGIIQGDDSIQVQNFMQRVLQYIQVQEAV; this is translated from the coding sequence ATGAGCAAGACACTATCTATTTTAGTTTTACATCGGGTACCGTTCGAGAATGTTGGCTACGACCAAGTTATAGATCATGACCTGCACCAGGTGACTTATCTTGGTTTGGCCTCCCCCATGAGCAAGTTGCCTAAAGACTTGCCTTGCCACAAGGTTGTCATTGAGCAATTGGATCTTCTTGTTGACTCGGCCGTTGCCCTCACTCAAGAGCAAGGGATTGAGTTTGATTACATTATCGGGGTCTCCGAATATCAACTTTTTGATGCCGCGCTTATTCGTGAACGATTAAACATTCAGGGCCCTAAACCACATGATGTACTACGGGTTCGCGATAAACTCGTTATGAAGCATCAGGTACAAGCTGCTGGCTTGCATGTTCCTCGTTTCTTTGAGTTAGCAGAAGTAATGACTCAGGAGTTGACCGGGCTACAGCAGTTGATTTTGAAGCCTAAAGACGGTGCCTCTAGTGAAAATGTCATCAAGTATGCTGATTTGGAGGCTTTGCGGAGTGCGATAACAAGTTCTGCCACCGGCATTCCTGTTCTGGATAACGATAAAAATTTCAAAAACTTTGAAGTTGAAGAGTTTGTAGAAGGCCCAATACTGCATCTGGATGGCATAGTCCAAGGTGGGGTAATAGATACTTTTGTGGCGAGTACTTATGAAGGAACCTGCTTAGCATTTGCAGAAGGGGAAGCGTTAGGCTCTTACCAGATACAAACTGAGCCAAGGCTCATGGATTGGGCACAGGCAGTGATCACTGCGCTGGCTATTGATTCGGGGGCCTTCCATCTCGAGGTCATTGAATCAGGCGAACGATTGGTGTTCCTTGAAATTGGTCACAGGGCGGGTGGTGCCAATGTAGTGAGAACTTTTGAACTGAGAACGGGTATCAATCTGCATCATGCCAATTTGGCTACTCAGCTGCGTCTTCCTATCCATAGGCAAGAGGTGAACACGCATAAAAGCTATGGCTGGTTTGTGTTTCCTGGTCATCATTATGATTGGGATAAATGTCGCCTTGAAGGGCATGAAGATATTAAAATTCACCACCAAATGTTTGAATGGAACCAGTTGTCCAACGAGCAGCCTCTCACAAAACATATCACTTATCAGAAAAAAGAAGTGCCTGCAGCCGGTATTATTCAAGGCGATGACTCTATTCAGGTGCAGAACTTTATGCAACGGGTTTTGCAATATATTCAGGTACAAGAGGCTGTATAG
- a CDS encoding ATP-grasp domain-containing protein — MKGIISLIHGGKTFVDQIHSACQDAGIELYVISSNTVDADLLQNMSDKATVLEVIEGTDLNFESVLSFVEKLQQSNKQALACISVWENYRPLMARLNQALGAQDMCPEQVNLLRDKHLLRKVLYDAGLSQVNSRILTQEVFIQIQKNRELAFVKPRQGIASYGAFKLRPSTQWQQITEIAEQIQSDAVFSSSFADEVEFVAEDYISGVEFCFEIIHHDGQCNLIAIHEKLEVGEQNLTTLENVSASPPISLNRKQIEQANLWVSSIFERLELGSGCYHLEAKFDNNQWEVIEINPRIGGSYINESVAHVAGYSLLELWIRSLLRAGCSEYQAFLKVLSPHSEQFFERQQGSYFRVFFAEPNRTISRLNFKLGTPPIHKKLLMKEGQTTPNASRELFMAQALWSWSVSQDSVQTRAQISESLTALEVEYE, encoded by the coding sequence ATGAAAGGAATCATTTCGCTAATCCATGGTGGAAAGACCTTTGTCGACCAAATCCATTCTGCTTGCCAGGATGCGGGGATTGAACTGTACGTTATCTCGTCAAATACTGTTGATGCAGATCTGCTCCAAAACATGTCTGATAAGGCTACCGTATTGGAAGTCATAGAGGGCACGGATCTCAATTTTGAGAGTGTGTTGAGTTTCGTGGAGAAACTACAACAAAGCAATAAACAAGCGCTGGCTTGCATCAGTGTTTGGGAAAATTATCGACCATTAATGGCTAGGTTAAACCAGGCTTTGGGAGCACAAGATATGTGTCCAGAGCAAGTTAATTTGTTACGGGATAAACACTTGTTACGCAAGGTGCTTTATGACGCAGGCCTCAGCCAGGTGAACTCCAGAATTTTGACTCAGGAAGTGTTTATACAAATTCAGAAGAATCGAGAGTTGGCCTTTGTTAAGCCCAGACAAGGTATTGCTTCTTATGGTGCATTTAAGCTAAGACCAAGCACCCAGTGGCAGCAAATCACCGAAATTGCTGAGCAGATCCAGTCGGATGCCGTATTCAGTTCAAGCTTTGCCGATGAGGTTGAGTTTGTTGCGGAAGACTATATATCGGGCGTCGAGTTTTGTTTTGAGATCATTCACCATGATGGCCAATGTAATCTGATTGCAATCCATGAAAAATTGGAAGTTGGTGAGCAAAACTTAACTACATTAGAGAATGTCAGTGCGTCCCCACCCATTTCTTTGAATCGCAAGCAAATAGAGCAAGCAAATTTATGGGTCTCTTCCATATTTGAGCGTTTGGAGTTAGGTTCAGGTTGCTATCATCTGGAAGCGAAATTTGATAATAATCAATGGGAAGTTATTGAAATTAATCCAAGAATAGGTGGCTCTTATATCAATGAAAGTGTCGCTCATGTTGCGGGTTATTCTCTATTAGAGCTGTGGATCCGTTCACTATTACGTGCTGGTTGTAGCGAATATCAAGCGTTTCTAAAAGTACTGAGTCCCCATTCTGAACAGTTTTTTGAGCGTCAGCAGGGTTCATATTTTCGAGTTTTCTTTGCTGAACCCAATAGAACTATTAGCCGTCTGAATTTTAAGTTAGGCACACCACCGATACACAAGAAATTACTGATGAAAGAAGGACAAACAACACCGAATGCCAGTCGGGAACTTTTTATGGCACAAGCACTTTGGTCCTGGTCTGTGTCGCAGGACAGTGTTCAGACTCGTGCTCAAATTAGTGAATCCCTCACGGCACTAGAGGTCGAGTATGAATAA
- a CDS encoding MFS transporter, translated as MLAYYFGKIMFALLFENLNFSRFLIGRFLALTSDQLLLFAIPLIVYRNTGSITQSGLVFFLEWLPRVISLPIAGTLADRFGGRVLFLVSDLVRGISCLLAAFMLLNYNQYSFYILSLLAIVNAFFQAQSLIAVESLVPRLFEQSKLIQVQSMLQALMQLSMIFGPIVCGVLVLVMDKSFLLLVAAIVYLLCVCNTFSLGFEQPLKSTDSGKKVSIFEQLRLASNLIYRQPKLKRLTCESMTINLLLGVMLGLASIIAISKFNVTDQTFSLLQLALGAASVVALSFSSQVFSRFDGMKVFLCSIWLVFGGCLIAAIASEFWVFTLGYSVMIAALAFFNVYMRAERVKLIPADDRGKVIGIMVMFNQLPLPIAGVLIAVFSESVGPQNLILMVIAINCLIYLLSYFLIRVRPRSEVHESTK; from the coding sequence ATGCTGGCTTATTATTTTGGTAAAATTATGTTTGCTTTGCTGTTTGAAAATCTAAATTTTTCTAGATTTCTTATCGGGCGTTTCTTGGCGCTTACCTCCGATCAACTGTTGCTTTTTGCAATTCCATTGATCGTTTATCGTAATACAGGAAGTATCACTCAAAGTGGTCTAGTGTTTTTTCTTGAATGGCTCCCTAGGGTTATTTCTTTGCCAATAGCAGGTACGCTTGCTGATAGGTTTGGCGGTAGAGTGCTATTTCTCGTTTCCGATTTGGTGCGTGGAATTAGTTGTTTACTAGCAGCGTTTATGCTTTTGAACTACAACCAATACAGTTTCTATATTTTAAGCTTACTTGCCATTGTAAATGCGTTTTTTCAAGCTCAATCACTAATAGCTGTGGAGTCTTTGGTTCCTAGGTTGTTTGAGCAATCCAAATTAATTCAGGTGCAATCGATGTTGCAAGCATTGATGCAGCTTTCTATGATTTTTGGACCTATAGTTTGTGGCGTATTGGTCCTTGTTATGGACAAGTCCTTTTTATTGTTGGTTGCGGCGATTGTTTACTTACTTTGTGTGTGTAATACCTTTTCCCTAGGATTTGAACAACCGCTAAAAAGTACTGATTCTGGGAAAAAAGTCAGTATTTTTGAACAGCTTCGCTTGGCTTCTAATTTGATTTATCGTCAGCCTAAACTTAAGCGCCTGACATGTGAATCGATGACTATCAATTTGCTATTAGGTGTGATGCTAGGCTTAGCATCTATTATTGCTATCTCTAAATTTAATGTTACCGATCAAACGTTCAGCCTATTGCAACTTGCACTTGGAGCTGCATCTGTGGTGGCCTTATCTTTTAGTAGCCAAGTGTTTAGCCGTTTCGATGGTATGAAGGTTTTCTTATGTTCGATTTGGCTGGTTTTTGGCGGCTGCTTGATTGCTGCTATTGCCTCCGAGTTTTGGGTATTTACATTGGGCTACTCAGTAATGATTGCCGCGCTGGCCTTTTTTAACGTTTATATGCGTGCAGAAAGGGTCAAACTTATCCCAGCAGATGACAGAGGGAAAGTGATTGGCATTATGGTGATGTTTAATCAGTTACCTTTGCCTATCGCTGGGGTGTTAATTGCTGTTTTTTCAGAGTCTGTGGGTCCGCAAAATCTGATATTGATGGTGATTGCCATTAACTGTCTTATTTACCTTTTATCTTATTTCTTGATTAGAGTTCGGCCTCGTAGTGAGGTTCATGAATCTACCAAATAA